Proteins encoded together in one Oenanthe melanoleuca isolate GR-GAL-2019-014 chromosome 7, OMel1.0, whole genome shotgun sequence window:
- the GMPPA gene encoding mannose-1-phosphate guanyltransferase alpha: MPLKAVILIGGPQKGTRFRPLSFEVPKPLFPVAGVPMVQHHIEACAKVPGMKEILLMGFYQPNEALSRFLVSAQQEFKVPIRYLQEYAALGTGGGIYHFRDQILSGGAEAFFVLNADVCSEFPLQEMLEFHQQHGDMHSFVILGTTANRTQALNYGCIVANAGTQEVQHYVEKPSTFVSEIINCGIYLFTPAIFQHIGEVFQRNQQELALEESSNGWQRAEVIRLEQDVFTALAGSGKLYVYKTDGFWSQIKSAGSAIYASRLYLNQYSKSHPERLAQNKPGGPVIRGNVYIHPTASIDSTAVLGPNVSIGEGVTVGAGVRVRESIVLHGASLHDHTCVLNTIVGWDSTIGRWARVEGTPSDPNPNDPYAKIDSETLFRDGRLTPSITILGCSVTIPAEVVILNSIVLPHKELSRSYKNQIIL; the protein is encoded by the exons ATGCCACTCAAGGCCGTCATCCTCATCGGGGGCCCGCAGAAGG GGACCCGGTTCCGGCCGCTGTCCTTCGAGGTGCCTAAGCCGCTCTTCCCCGTGGCCGGAGTGCCCATGGTGCAGCACCACATTGAGGCCTGCGCCAAG GTGCCCGGCATGAAGGAGATCCTGCTGATGGGTTTCTACCAGCCCAACGAGGCCCTCAGCCGCTTTCTCGTATCGGCGCAGCAGGAGTTCAAGGTTCCCATCAG GTATCTTCAGGAGTATGCAGCCCTGGGCACGGGTGGTGGCATCTATCACTTCCGAGACCAAATCCTGTCGGGTGGTGCTGAGGCCTTCTTTGTCCTCAACGCAGACGTGTGCTCAGAGTTCCCCTTACAGGAGATGCTGGAGTTTCATCAGCAGCATGGGGACATGCACAGCTTTGTCATTCTGGGTACCACA GCCAACAGGACACAGGCACTGAATTATGGCTGTATCGTGGCAaatgcagggacacaggag GTTCAGCACTATGTGGAGAAGCCCAGTACGTTTGTCAGTGAGATCATTAACTGTGGCATCTACCTCTTCACACCTGCCATCTTCCAGCACATCGGTGAGGTCTTCCAGAGGAACCAACAGGAGCTAGCACT AGAGGAAAGCTCCAATGGCTGGCAGCGTGCAGAAGTGATACGGCTAGAGCAGGATGTTTTCACCGCCCTGGCTGGGAGTGGCAAACTCTATGTCTACAAAACTGATGGCTTCTGGAGCCAGATCAAGTCAGCTGG ctctgctatCTATGCCAGCCGCCTTTACCTGAACCAGTACAGCAAAAGCCACCCAGAGAGACTGGCCCAGAACAAACCTGGAGGCCCTGTCATCCGAG GGAATGTGTATATCCACCCGACAGCCTCCATCGACAGCACTGCAGTG CTGGGCCCCAACGTCTCCATTGGGGAGGGTGTGACAGTGGGTGCTGGTGTGCGTGTGCGAGAGTCCATCGTCCTGCACGGCGCCTCACTCCAT GACCACACCTGTGTGCTCAATACCATTGTGGGCTGGGACAGCACAATTGGGCGCTGGGCCCGGGTTGAAGGAACACCCAGCGACCCCAACCCCAACGATCCCTATGCCAAGATCGACAGCGAGACCCTCTTCCGGGATGGGCGTCTCACACCATCCATCACAATCCTGG GCTGCAGTGTCACTATTCCTGCTGAGGTCGTTATTCTCAACTCCATTGTCCTTCCTCACAAGGAGCTGAGCCGAAGCTACAAAAACCAGATTATCCTGTGA